One Burkholderia sp. 9120 DNA window includes the following coding sequences:
- a CDS encoding substrate-binding domain-containing protein, which yields MSNAPPSRARIDDVARLADVSTATVSRALSSPNRVKPDTRARIREAIATLGYVPDGAARALALGRARTVGAIVPTLDNAIFARAVQGLQTTLSNSGYQLLISAHEYNLAAETEVVRALLERAVDAILLVGQDHAAQTYELIRASQVALVVMWSSPGEEPEPAQSSAPPAIGFDNRLIGRLAADHLLSLGHTRFGAISGFTRHNDRARERIGGFRETLAQHGYALPDACVIEQPFGFEGGRAGLQHLLKLRPSPTAIFCGNDVLALGCLFEAQALGIAVPDALSIVGCDNLPIASQIMPGLTTVLLPTYELGEHAARAVLSWLANGNPPPHERLPIELIVRGTTGPSSLRNEPPQL from the coding sequence GTGAGCAATGCCCCTCCCTCGCGCGCGCGCATCGACGACGTCGCGCGCCTCGCCGACGTATCGACAGCCACGGTTTCGCGGGCGCTGTCGAGCCCGAACCGGGTCAAGCCGGACACCCGCGCCCGTATCCGCGAGGCCATCGCCACGCTCGGCTACGTGCCCGACGGCGCGGCCCGCGCGCTCGCGCTGGGGCGCGCCCGCACGGTCGGCGCGATCGTCCCGACGCTCGACAACGCGATCTTCGCGCGCGCCGTGCAGGGCTTGCAGACCACCCTGTCCAATTCCGGTTACCAGTTGCTGATCTCGGCCCACGAATACAACCTGGCGGCTGAAACCGAAGTGGTCCGCGCACTGCTGGAGCGCGCCGTCGACGCGATCCTGCTGGTCGGTCAGGACCATGCCGCGCAAACCTACGAGTTGATCCGCGCGAGTCAGGTCGCGCTGGTCGTCATGTGGTCGAGCCCGGGCGAGGAGCCGGAGCCGGCGCAGTCAAGCGCACCGCCCGCGATCGGTTTCGACAACCGGCTGATCGGGCGTCTCGCCGCCGATCACCTGCTGTCGCTCGGCCATACCCGCTTCGGCGCGATCTCCGGTTTCACTCGGCACAACGACCGTGCCCGGGAGCGCATCGGCGGCTTTCGCGAGACGCTCGCGCAACACGGCTACGCGTTGCCGGACGCCTGCGTGATCGAGCAGCCGTTCGGCTTCGAAGGCGGCCGCGCCGGTTTGCAGCATCTGTTGAAACTGCGCCCTTCGCCCACCGCGATTTTTTGCGGCAACGACGTGCTGGCGCTCGGCTGCCTGTTCGAAGCGCAAGCGCTCGGCATCGCCGTGCCGGACGCTTTGTCGATCGTCGGCTGCGACAACCTGCCGATCGCCTCGCAGATCATGCCGGGGCTCACCACGGTGCTGCTGCCTACCTACGAGCTCGGCGAACACGCGGCCCGCGCGGTATTGAGCTGGCTCGCGAACGGCAACCCGCCGCCGCACGAACGCCTGCCGATCGAGTTGATCGTGCGCGGCACGACCGGGCCGTCATCGTTGCGCAACGAACCGCCGCAGCTATAG
- the dctA gene encoding C4-dicarboxylate transporter DctA → MLKHLYVQVLIGLAAGILVGYLAPSFGVDMKPLGDTFIRLIKMLITLVIFCTVSVGIARMESLKQVGRVGFKTLLYFEVVTTIALVIGLVVANVLRPGAGLNIDPATLDPHAMSHYVADAHAASSSFFDLIVPNSVVGAFARGDLLQVLLFSVLFGIALSIMSQRSRLLMRGIEQFGDTLMRIVEMIMRLAPLGAFGAIAFTVGKYGIGTLQQLGLLILCFYITSILFVAVVLGSAARWAGVGLWPLLKYFREELLIVLGTSTTESVLPRLMEKLERMGCPRAIVGLVLPTGYSFNLDGAAIYLTMTSLFIAQATNTHLSLWQQVGLLAILMLTSKGGAGVAGAALVALTATLSTHNIIPVAGITLILGVDRVLNEVRALTNMIGNVVATLVVARWEGAFDARAARAFLAAPRERQAEAQQPLTPQAPAAGPGLDQIRHPAAHPLLEKAAK, encoded by the coding sequence GTGCTCAAACATCTCTACGTGCAGGTCCTGATCGGACTTGCGGCGGGCATTCTCGTCGGTTATCTCGCGCCGTCGTTCGGCGTCGACATGAAGCCGCTCGGCGACACCTTCATCCGTCTCATCAAGATGCTGATCACGCTGGTGATCTTCTGCACCGTCTCGGTGGGCATCGCGCGGATGGAAAGTCTCAAGCAGGTCGGCCGCGTCGGCTTCAAGACCTTGCTCTACTTCGAAGTGGTGACGACCATCGCGCTGGTGATCGGACTGGTGGTGGCGAATGTGCTGCGTCCGGGCGCCGGACTGAACATCGACCCCGCCACGCTCGATCCGCACGCCATGTCGCACTACGTGGCCGACGCGCATGCGGCGTCGTCGAGCTTCTTCGATCTGATCGTGCCGAATTCGGTGGTGGGCGCGTTCGCGCGCGGCGATCTGCTGCAGGTGCTGCTGTTCTCGGTGCTGTTCGGCATTGCGCTGTCGATCATGTCGCAGCGCAGCCGGCTGCTGATGCGCGGCATCGAACAATTCGGCGACACGCTGATGCGCATTGTCGAAATGATCATGCGTCTCGCACCGCTGGGGGCGTTCGGTGCGATCGCGTTCACGGTCGGCAAATACGGCATCGGCACCTTGCAGCAACTGGGGCTGCTGATTCTGTGCTTCTACATTACGAGCATTCTGTTCGTGGCCGTCGTGCTGGGTTCGGCGGCTCGCTGGGCGGGCGTGGGGCTCTGGCCGTTGCTCAAGTATTTCCGCGAAGAATTGCTGATCGTGCTGGGCACGTCCACCACCGAGTCCGTGCTGCCGCGTCTGATGGAAAAGCTCGAACGCATGGGCTGTCCGCGCGCCATCGTCGGGCTCGTACTGCCGACCGGCTATTCGTTCAATCTCGACGGCGCGGCGATCTATCTGACCATGACCTCGCTGTTCATCGCGCAGGCGACCAACACGCATCTGTCGCTGTGGCAGCAGGTGGGCTTGCTGGCGATCCTGATGCTGACGTCGAAGGGCGGCGCGGGGGTGGCCGGCGCGGCACTGGTGGCGCTGACCGCCACGCTGTCGACCCACAACATCATTCCCGTGGCGGGCATCACGCTGATTCTGGGCGTGGACCGGGTGCTCAACGAGGTCCGCGCGCTGACCAATATGATCGGCAACGTCGTCGCAACGCTGGTGGTCGCGCGCTGGGAAGGCGCGTTCGACGCTCGCGCGGCCCGCGCGTTTCTGGCCGCGCCGCGCGAGCGCCAGGCCGAGGCGCAACAGCCGTTGACCCCGCAGGCGCCGGCCGCCGGGCCGGGCCTCGACCAGATACGGCATCCGGCCGCGCACCCGTTGCTGGAAAAGGCGGCCAAATGA
- a CDS encoding ABC transporter ATP-binding protein — MSVIRFDDVSRVFGHAGSGMVALDHVSLEIADREFVAIVGPSGCGKTTCLRMVAGLEFPSSGTVSVDGRQVLRPGPDRAVVFQQFALFPWKSVYENIELGLRAQGVAAAKRRSTIERYMDLMNLRGHEAAYPHQLSGGMQQRVAIARAYALDPGVLLMDEPFGALDAQTRVVMQEELVRVTRANPRTVLFITHAVEESVYLADRVVVMTSRPGRVKEIVDVKSVREANQWDQHKRIEDVMDLESFVRLRTHIWKSLRDEHGGAARAAA, encoded by the coding sequence ATGAGCGTCATCCGCTTCGACGATGTTTCCCGCGTTTTCGGCCACGCCGGCAGCGGCATGGTGGCGCTGGATCACGTGAGCCTCGAGATCGCCGACCGTGAGTTCGTGGCGATCGTCGGGCCGTCGGGCTGCGGCAAGACCACCTGTCTGCGGATGGTCGCGGGGCTGGAGTTTCCGTCGTCCGGCACCGTCAGCGTGGACGGCCGGCAGGTGCTGCGTCCCGGACCCGATCGGGCGGTGGTGTTCCAGCAGTTCGCGCTGTTTCCCTGGAAGAGCGTCTACGAGAACATCGAGCTCGGTCTGCGGGCGCAAGGCGTGGCCGCCGCGAAGCGCCGCAGCACGATCGAACGCTATATGGACCTGATGAACCTGCGCGGCCATGAAGCGGCCTATCCGCATCAGTTGTCGGGCGGCATGCAGCAGCGCGTCGCGATTGCCCGTGCCTATGCGCTCGATCCCGGCGTGCTGCTGATGGACGAGCCGTTCGGCGCGCTCGACGCGCAAACGCGCGTGGTCATGCAGGAGGAACTGGTGCGCGTCACCCGTGCCAATCCGCGCACCGTGCTGTTCATCACGCACGCGGTGGAGGAGTCCGTCTATCTGGCCGACCGCGTCGTCGTGATGACCAGCCGGCCGGGACGCGTCAAGGAAATCGTCGACGTCAAATCGGTGCGCGAAGCGAACCAGTGGGACCAGCACAAGCGCATCGAGGACGTCATGGATCTGGAGTCGTTCGTGCGACTGCGCACGCACATCTGGAAATCGTTGCGCGACGAGCACGGCGGCGCTGCGCGCGCGGCCGCATGA
- a CDS encoding ABC transporter substrate-binding protein, with protein MNRLRAISVVAMLCAGTALFVTRAEAAAPTPIKVTYQPALYWALPFYVATEKGWWAAAGLAPEFVVFPAGVPQMAAAAAKSWDVGGTGSVPAVLGYKRFGVEVIGITNDESQGNVLMASKARYDAVKSNPASLKGQTIVLTSNSTGDYAVQACLKKYGLTKTDVTLRNMGQAEIISAMSSGNADYAGVWAPYDYTLEEKSGARVLCSGKDGGASVPGALVARGDYAKEHPEAVAAFLAVYLRAWSWMKANPDQATALMKKFYQEGGVTISDASMRKEFATRPTFDLTQQLAAMDRSKGPSEADKWFTSIAQFMRASGALQGVPDAKDYIDDSLMKRVQADPKLAAFAVDTK; from the coding sequence ATGAACCGGTTGCGAGCGATTTCCGTGGTAGCCATGTTGTGCGCGGGCACGGCGCTGTTCGTCACGCGCGCCGAGGCGGCCGCGCCCACGCCGATCAAGGTGACCTATCAGCCGGCGCTCTACTGGGCGCTGCCGTTTTACGTGGCGACCGAGAAAGGCTGGTGGGCGGCCGCGGGCCTCGCGCCGGAGTTCGTGGTGTTTCCGGCCGGCGTGCCGCAGATGGCCGCGGCCGCCGCGAAATCGTGGGACGTCGGCGGCACCGGCTCGGTACCGGCGGTGCTCGGCTACAAGCGTTTCGGCGTCGAGGTGATCGGTATCACCAACGACGAATCGCAGGGCAACGTGCTGATGGCGAGCAAGGCGCGCTATGACGCGGTGAAGAGCAATCCGGCCTCGCTGAAAGGGCAGACCATCGTCCTCACGTCGAATTCCACGGGCGACTACGCGGTGCAGGCGTGTCTGAAGAAGTATGGGCTTACCAAGACCGACGTCACGCTCAGAAACATGGGGCAAGCCGAGATCATTTCCGCGATGTCGTCAGGCAATGCCGACTATGCCGGCGTGTGGGCGCCCTACGACTACACGCTCGAAGAAAAGTCCGGCGCGCGGGTGCTGTGCAGCGGCAAGGACGGCGGCGCGTCGGTGCCGGGCGCGCTGGTCGCGCGCGGCGACTATGCGAAGGAACATCCGGAAGCGGTGGCGGCGTTTCTCGCGGTCTATCTGCGCGCGTGGTCATGGATGAAAGCGAATCCGGACCAGGCCACCGCATTGATGAAGAAGTTCTATCAGGAGGGCGGCGTGACGATCAGCGACGCGTCGATGCGCAAGGAGTTCGCCACGCGTCCCACCTTCGACCTCACGCAGCAACTCGCCGCGATGGATCGCAGCAAGGGACCGTCCGAAGCGGACAAGTGGTTCACCAGCATCGCGCAGTTCATGCGCGCGTCGGGGGCGCTGCAAGGGGTGCCCGACGCGAAAGACTACATCGACGACAGTCTGATGAAGCGCGTGCAAGCCGATCCGAAGCTGGCCGCCTTCGCGGTGGATACGAAGTAA
- a CDS encoding ABC transporter permease, whose product MLTAIRSIRSPRLVCSIGTLGATLALWYVFTSGTGIVGPARLPAPLEVWQALLQVAGEGYADGRLDQHIVQSVKLVLYGFVTAALSGVPLGLWMGQSRRAQAFFNPIFIMLRPIPPLAWIPLAIVWLGLGDAAKVMVIWFAAFVPCVINSFAGVRNLDPALVEAADMLGLRRRQFVFEVMLPGALPMIFTGLRLSLQASWTTLVAGELIGAVRGLGHLLTQGSLDIFPAMIVVAMLSVALCGWLMTVLLGLLENRSMPWRARR is encoded by the coding sequence GTGCTGACGGCTATCCGTTCCATTCGCTCACCGCGCCTTGTCTGCAGCATCGGCACGCTCGGCGCGACGCTCGCGCTCTGGTACGTGTTCACCAGCGGCACCGGCATCGTCGGTCCGGCGCGCTTGCCGGCACCGCTGGAGGTATGGCAGGCACTGTTGCAGGTGGCCGGCGAGGGTTACGCCGACGGCCGTCTCGACCAGCACATCGTGCAGAGCGTCAAGCTCGTGCTGTACGGCTTCGTCACCGCGGCGCTCAGCGGTGTGCCGCTCGGTTTGTGGATGGGCCAGTCGCGCCGCGCCCAGGCCTTCTTCAATCCCATCTTCATCATGCTGCGGCCGATTCCGCCGCTCGCGTGGATTCCGCTCGCGATCGTCTGGCTCGGTCTCGGCGACGCCGCCAAGGTCATGGTGATCTGGTTCGCCGCTTTCGTGCCCTGCGTGATCAACAGCTTTGCCGGCGTGCGCAATCTCGATCCCGCACTCGTCGAAGCGGCCGACATGCTGGGCCTGCGGCGCCGCCAGTTCGTGTTCGAAGTCATGCTGCCGGGCGCGTTGCCGATGATCTTCACCGGCTTGCGGCTGTCGCTGCAAGCGTCCTGGACCACGCTGGTCGCCGGCGAACTGATCGGCGCGGTGCGCGGTCTCGGCCACTTGCTGACGCAGGGCTCGCTCGACATTTTCCCCGCGATGATCGTGGTCGCCATGCTGAGCGTCGCGCTGTGCGGCTGGTTGATGACCGTGCTGCTGGGTCTGCTCGAAAACCGTTCGATGCCGTGGAGAGCAAGGCGATGA
- a CDS encoding Ldh family oxidoreductase, whose amino-acid sequence MARLLPAALTALAIDSLRQAGASQATAESTARALVYADLRGLSSHGVARLPMYCAQLRNGRVDPGAQPAVVADRGAAVLIDAADGLAYPACDLAVTTLIERTRQFGSAVAGVKRSHHFGVGAAHLAALGAAGRVALAFSNSPAAMPAWGGRRALFGTNPIAAVFPRRHGEPLVIDLALSQIARGKIALAARDGQAIPEGWATTRDGQPTTDAHAALDGMMLPFGGAKGAMLALIVELLAAALTGANFGYEAGSFLSEEGERSRIGHLFWAIDPGALAGDDTYLSRVEALIGMMSADDDVRLPGSRRERLAETAQTDGVEIPDALIAQLQRN is encoded by the coding sequence ATGGCCCGACTATTACCCGCTGCGCTCACCGCCCTGGCGATCGATTCGTTGCGCCAGGCGGGCGCGTCGCAAGCCACCGCTGAATCGACTGCCCGCGCGCTCGTCTATGCCGATCTGCGCGGCCTGTCGTCGCACGGCGTGGCGCGTCTGCCGATGTATTGCGCGCAATTGCGCAACGGCCGCGTCGACCCCGGCGCGCAGCCGGCCGTCGTCGCGGATCGTGGCGCGGCCGTGCTGATCGATGCCGCGGATGGACTCGCCTATCCCGCCTGCGACCTGGCCGTGACCACGCTGATCGAACGGACCCGTCAGTTTGGTAGTGCCGTGGCGGGCGTAAAGCGCAGCCATCACTTCGGCGTGGGCGCGGCGCATCTGGCGGCGCTCGGCGCGGCGGGCAGGGTGGCGCTCGCTTTCAGCAACTCGCCCGCGGCCATGCCCGCCTGGGGCGGCCGGCGCGCGCTGTTCGGCACCAATCCGATCGCCGCCGTGTTTCCACGGCGCCATGGCGAACCGCTCGTGATCGATCTCGCGCTGTCGCAGATCGCGCGCGGCAAGATTGCGCTGGCCGCGCGCGACGGCCAGGCGATTCCCGAAGGCTGGGCCACCACCCGCGACGGGCAGCCGACCACCGACGCCCATGCCGCGCTCGACGGCATGATGCTGCCGTTTGGCGGCGCGAAAGGGGCGATGCTCGCGCTGATCGTCGAGTTGCTGGCGGCGGCGCTGACCGGCGCGAATTTCGGCTATGAAGCGGGGTCGTTTCTGAGCGAAGAGGGCGAGCGTTCGCGCATCGGTCATCTGTTCTGGGCGATCGATCCGGGCGCGCTGGCCGGCGACGACACTTATCTGTCGCGCGTCGAGGCACTGATCGGGATGATGAGCGCGGACGACGACGTCCGTCTGCCCGGTTCGCGACGAGAGCGGCTGGCGGAGACGGCGCAAACAGACGGCGTGGAGATTCCCGACGCGCTGATCGCGCAGTTGCAGCGCAATTGA
- the hisD gene encoding histidinol dehydrogenase, which translates to MSVTYLKKASKTPETETATAQKVVADMLAQIEANGEAAALAYAKQLDAWDGPIIVTADEIERRAADVPAHVRADIDFAARQVFDFALAQRRSIEDFAVELYPGVTAGQKVVPVNVVGCYAPAGRYAHIASAYMGVATAKAAGVKTVIACSSPFRGGGIHPYVLYAFKAAGADIVMTLGGVQAIASMAYGLFTGKPADVVVGPGNKFVAEAKRALFGKVGIDVFAGPSEVAVIADESADPAIVASDLVGQAEHGHESPAWLFTTSNALALDVMQRVPELIERLPPTARDAAGAAWRDYGEVIVCDTREDIVEISDRYASEHLEVHAADLDWWLERLTCYGSLFLGEETTVAFGDKASGPNHVLPTKGAARYSGGLSVHKFVKTLTWQRMTRDAARQIGEVTARISRLEGMEAHARTADDRLDKYFPDERFVRGEPVVV; encoded by the coding sequence ATGAGCGTCACTTACCTGAAGAAAGCGAGCAAGACTCCAGAGACGGAGACCGCGACGGCGCAAAAGGTCGTGGCCGACATGCTGGCGCAGATCGAAGCGAACGGCGAGGCCGCGGCGCTGGCTTACGCGAAGCAACTCGATGCCTGGGACGGCCCGATCATCGTGACGGCGGACGAGATCGAGCGGCGCGCCGCCGATGTGCCGGCGCATGTGCGGGCCGACATCGACTTCGCGGCGCGTCAGGTGTTCGATTTCGCGCTGGCGCAGCGTCGCTCGATCGAAGACTTCGCCGTCGAGTTGTATCCGGGCGTGACGGCCGGGCAGAAGGTCGTGCCGGTGAATGTCGTCGGCTGCTACGCGCCGGCTGGGCGCTACGCGCATATCGCGTCGGCGTATATGGGCGTGGCGACGGCGAAGGCGGCGGGCGTGAAAACCGTGATCGCCTGTTCGAGTCCGTTTCGCGGCGGCGGGATTCATCCGTACGTGTTGTACGCGTTCAAGGCCGCGGGCGCCGATATCGTGATGACGCTCGGCGGCGTGCAGGCGATTGCGTCGATGGCTTACGGGCTGTTCACCGGCAAACCGGCTGACGTGGTGGTCGGGCCGGGCAACAAGTTCGTGGCGGAGGCCAAGCGCGCGCTATTCGGCAAGGTCGGCATCGACGTCTTCGCGGGGCCCTCCGAAGTGGCGGTGATCGCCGACGAAAGCGCCGATCCCGCGATCGTCGCGAGCGACCTCGTCGGTCAGGCGGAACATGGACACGAGTCGCCGGCGTGGTTGTTCACCACCTCGAACGCACTGGCGCTCGACGTGATGCAACGCGTTCCCGAGCTGATCGAGCGCCTGCCGCCGACCGCGCGCGACGCCGCCGGCGCCGCGTGGCGCGACTATGGCGAAGTGATCGTGTGCGATACGCGCGAGGACATCGTCGAGATCTCCGACCGTTATGCGTCGGAACATCTCGAAGTGCATGCGGCGGATCTCGACTGGTGGCTCGAACGGCTCACGTGCTACGGCTCGCTGTTCCTCGGGGAAGAAACGACCGTCGCGTTCGGCGATAAAGCCAGCGGCCCCAACCACGTATTGCCGACCAAGGGCGCGGCGCGTTACTCGGGTGGCCTGTCCGTGCATAAGTTCGTCAAGACCCTCACCTGGCAGCGCATGACCCGCGACGCCGCCAGGCAGATCGGTGAAGTCACCGCCCGCATCTCCCGGCTCGAGGGCATGGAAGCGCATGCCCGCACTGCCGACGACCGCCTCGACAAATACTTTCCCGACGAGCGTTTCGTGCGCGGCGAACCGGTGGTGGTGTGA
- a CDS encoding ABC transporter permease: MKLQHLARSDMDPVSLVNRTDAAHAKETRRQARASAVAAHGAGPGSGTLWALSAAGLLAFFGIWWLAAAAQLIPAAFLPTPFAVATRFVDLLTHPFVGYTLEQHLWSSLQRYLMGLSLAIAVGVPLGLMMGWFRWLDYIVSPLFETLRFIAPIAWVPFAALWFGTGIGGPVLIIFAGAFPPCVVNAYRGAKQVDERLLEAARMLGLSNRMIVCEVLLPGALPAVIAGLRVAAGLGWMSLVGAELIVASSGIGYMMVKGQSSIDTATVMSGMIAIGMVGAVIDWLLGRIETFAMRHRRRARR; encoded by the coding sequence ATGAAACTGCAGCATCTGGCACGTTCCGACATGGACCCCGTGAGCCTGGTGAATCGCACCGACGCGGCGCACGCGAAAGAGACGCGACGGCAGGCCCGCGCAAGCGCCGTCGCGGCGCATGGCGCGGGGCCGGGCAGCGGCACGTTGTGGGCGTTGAGCGCGGCGGGTCTGCTGGCGTTTTTCGGCATCTGGTGGCTCGCGGCTGCGGCGCAACTGATTCCCGCCGCGTTCCTGCCGACCCCGTTCGCCGTTGCGACGCGTTTCGTCGACCTGCTGACGCATCCGTTCGTCGGCTATACGCTCGAACAGCACCTGTGGTCGAGCCTGCAGCGCTACCTGATGGGGCTCTCGCTGGCCATCGCGGTCGGTGTGCCGCTGGGCCTGATGATGGGCTGGTTCCGCTGGCTCGATTACATCGTGAGTCCGCTGTTCGAAACGCTGCGCTTCATCGCGCCGATCGCGTGGGTGCCGTTCGCGGCGCTGTGGTTCGGCACGGGTATCGGCGGCCCGGTGCTGATCATTTTCGCCGGCGCCTTTCCGCCGTGCGTGGTGAATGCCTACCGCGGCGCGAAGCAGGTCGACGAGCGTCTGCTGGAGGCGGCGCGGATGCTGGGCCTGTCGAACCGCATGATCGTCTGCGAAGTGCTGCTGCCCGGCGCGTTGCCGGCGGTGATCGCTGGGCTGCGGGTGGCCGCCGGGCTCGGCTGGATGTCGCTGGTCGGGGCGGAACTGATCGTCGCCTCGAGCGGCATCGGCTACATGATGGTCAAGGGGCAGTCGTCGATCGATACCGCGACCGTGATGAGCGGCATGATCGCGATCGGCATGGTGGGCGCGGTGATCGACTGGCTGCTCGGACGTATCGAAACCTTCGCGATGCGGCATCGGCGCCGCGCGCGCCGCTGA
- a CDS encoding UxaA family hydrolase, with the protein MSNPTADINGSAAAGAASERKTIHIVLHEAKDTVGVAVVEGIKAGTQLNAWIMDDDEVVSFPAKQDIPIGHKVALKDMAVGDTVFKYGVDIGKVVAPISAGEHAHVHNIKTKRW; encoded by the coding sequence ATGAGCAATCCCACGGCAGACATCAACGGCAGCGCGGCGGCAGGTGCCGCGTCCGAGCGGAAGACGATTCACATCGTCCTGCACGAGGCAAAAGATACGGTCGGCGTGGCGGTCGTCGAGGGCATCAAGGCAGGCACGCAACTGAACGCATGGATCATGGACGACGACGAGGTCGTCAGCTTCCCGGCCAAACAGGACATTCCGATCGGTCACAAAGTGGCGCTGAAAGACATGGCGGTCGGCGACACGGTGTTCAAGTACGGCGTGGATATCGGCAAGGTGGTCGCGCCGATCAGCGCGGGCGAGCATGCCCACGTGCACAACATCAAGACGAAACGCTGGTGA
- a CDS encoding UxaA family hydrolase — protein MSVIDLDTTFRGYRRDNGRVGVRNHVIILPVDDLSNAAAQAVEHNIKGTMALPHPYGRLQFGADLDLHFRTLIGAGSNPNVAAVIVIGIEEGWTKRVVDGIAKTGKPVMGFGIELHGDHDTIMRASKAAKEMVQYATSLDRQECPISDLWVSTKCGESDTTSGCGANPTVGNAFDKLYGLGTTLVFGETSELTGGEQIVAARCANDGVRERFQFMFDRYQEMINRWKTDDLSESQPTKGNIAGGLTTIEEKALGNIQKIGKKCMVDGVLDKAEEPTHAGLWFMDSSSAAAEMVTLCAASGFAVHFFPTGQGNVIGNPIVPVIKICANPRTVRTMGEHIDVDVTGILQREQNLDQSGDKLLECMMATINGRFTSAEALGHREFVLTRLFESA, from the coding sequence ATGAGCGTGATAGATCTGGATACGACTTTCCGCGGCTATCGTCGCGACAACGGCCGCGTCGGCGTGCGCAACCACGTGATCATTCTGCCGGTCGACGATCTGTCGAACGCGGCGGCGCAGGCTGTCGAGCACAATATCAAAGGCACCATGGCGCTGCCGCATCCGTACGGGCGGCTGCAGTTCGGCGCCGACCTCGACCTGCATTTCCGTACGCTGATCGGCGCGGGCAGCAATCCCAATGTCGCGGCGGTGATCGTGATCGGGATCGAGGAAGGCTGGACCAAGCGTGTGGTCGACGGCATCGCCAAAACGGGTAAACCGGTGATGGGTTTCGGCATCGAATTGCATGGCGACCATGACACGATCATGCGCGCCTCGAAAGCGGCGAAGGAAATGGTGCAGTACGCCACCTCGCTCGATCGCCAGGAATGCCCGATCTCGGATCTGTGGGTCTCGACCAAATGCGGCGAGTCGGACACCACGTCGGGCTGCGGCGCGAATCCGACCGTCGGCAATGCGTTCGACAAACTGTACGGCCTCGGCACCACGCTGGTGTTCGGCGAGACCTCCGAGTTGACGGGCGGCGAACAGATCGTGGCGGCGCGCTGCGCGAACGACGGTGTGCGCGAGCGCTTCCAGTTCATGTTCGACCGCTACCAGGAGATGATCAACCGCTGGAAGACCGACGACCTCTCCGAGTCGCAGCCGACCAAGGGCAACATTGCCGGCGGCCTCACGACCATCGAGGAAAAGGCGCTCGGCAACATCCAGAAGATCGGCAAGAAATGCATGGTGGACGGCGTGCTGGACAAAGCCGAAGAGCCGACGCATGCGGGGCTCTGGTTCATGGATTCGTCGTCGGCGGCCGCGGAGATGGTGACGCTGTGCGCGGCGTCGGGCTTCGCGGTGCATTTCTTCCCGACGGGCCAAGGCAATGTGATCGGCAACCCGATCGTGCCGGTCATCAAGATCTGCGCCAATCCGCGTACGGTGCGCACCATGGGCGAGCATATCGACGTCGACGTGACCGGCATCCTGCAGCGCGAACAGAACCTCGACCAGAGCGGCGACAAACTGCTCGAGTGCATGATGGCGACGATCAACGGGCGTTTCACGTCGGCGGAAGCACTCGGCCACCGCGAGTTCGTGCTGACGCGCCTGTTCGAAAGCGCCTGA